One region of Planctomycetota bacterium genomic DNA includes:
- a CDS encoding glycosyltransferase N-terminal domain-containing protein translates to MPTFADMVYAPLLLGAKLHPTWRAKAAEALAERNGDVAPINGPCVLIHAVSVGEAAATAELIRRLLAEQDELNVVVSTTTTTGFAHVQRLFGEEPRVRCVRFPLDLSKYVRRFLDRLRPSVVMLMELEVWPNFIGECHRRGIPVLVGNGRMTTKSYKGYRRLGPLAKPMFRKIDRVLAQEATYAERFTAVGCPNVEVVGSMKFDTASTEAPEGVDELLEVMGLGDGPVWVCGSTGPGEETIVLDAYRKLLEQRPALRLVIVPRHPQRFEEVAGIIEKTGFSLSRRTTPVDNPQAVILGDTMGELRKWYALADVVLVGRTLVDLGVSQRGSDMIEPAALGRHVVVGPWTQNFAAAMTAFKESRAIRTVVGKDGGTPSAIAIMAAVDWPLSHDDDFALRARQVVLEQRGATAKHVEALQAALGSSAATM, encoded by the coding sequence GTGCCGACGTTTGCCGACATGGTCTACGCCCCGCTGCTTCTCGGGGCGAAGCTACATCCGACGTGGCGGGCCAAGGCGGCCGAAGCGTTGGCGGAGCGGAATGGTGATGTCGCGCCGATCAACGGCCCTTGCGTGTTGATCCACGCCGTCAGCGTCGGGGAAGCCGCGGCGACGGCGGAACTGATACGGCGGCTACTCGCCGAGCAAGACGAACTCAACGTCGTGGTCTCGACGACGACCACGACGGGCTTTGCCCATGTGCAACGGCTCTTCGGCGAAGAGCCACGGGTGCGGTGCGTGCGCTTTCCGCTGGACCTGTCGAAGTACGTCCGGCGATTCCTCGATCGGCTGCGGCCGTCGGTGGTGATGCTGATGGAGCTTGAGGTCTGGCCCAACTTCATCGGCGAATGCCACCGCCGAGGCATCCCCGTCCTCGTGGGCAACGGGCGCATGACGACCAAGAGCTACAAGGGCTACCGCCGACTCGGGCCGCTGGCGAAGCCGATGTTCCGCAAGATCGACAGGGTGCTCGCCCAGGAGGCGACCTACGCCGAGCGGTTCACGGCGGTCGGTTGCCCGAATGTCGAGGTGGTCGGCTCGATGAAGTTCGACACCGCGAGCACCGAAGCACCCGAAGGTGTCGATGAGTTGCTCGAGGTGATGGGCTTGGGCGACGGTCCCGTGTGGGTGTGCGGGAGCACGGGGCCGGGGGAGGAAACGATCGTGCTCGATGCCTACCGAAAACTGCTCGAACAACGACCGGCGTTGCGACTGGTGATCGTTCCGAGGCATCCGCAGCGTTTTGAAGAGGTGGCAGGGATTATCGAGAAGACCGGTTTCTCGCTGAGCCGGCGAACGACACCTGTCGACAATCCGCAAGCGGTCATTCTCGGCGACACGATGGGCGAGTTGCGCAAGTGGTACGCGCTGGCGGACGTGGTACTGGTTGGTCGGACGCTGGTGGACCTTGGGGTGAGTCAGCGTGGCAGCGATATGATCGAGCCAGCGGCGCTGGGCAGGCATGTCGTCGTCGGCCCGTGGACCCAGAACTTTGCGGCAGCGATGACGGCGTTCAAGGAATCGCGCGCGATCCGTACCGTTGTCGGCAAAGACGGTGGCACGCCGTCGGCCATTGCGATCATGGCCGCCGTGGATTGGCCGCTGAGTCACGACGACGACTTTGCCCTGCGTGCCCGACAGGTGGTCCTCGAACAACGCGGGGCGACGGCGAAGCACGTCGAAGCCCTACAAGCCGCGTTGGGGAGCAGCGCAGCTACGATGTAA
- a CDS encoding NAD(P)-dependent oxidoreductase, whose amino-acid sequence MRIVVTGGSGRIGSALVERLHADGHDVLNLDVRKPPADAPSPWRYVELADRAALQPLLEGADAVAHLGELPDAYRDTPTGVFTRNTAAGSTVLQTASDLGIGRVVYTSSCQVYRYFGADEKKPAPAVIPFDETHPVEPPNPYGASKVANETYARYLAQNAGLSVAALRLPGVVRNDSWWFRQRRNLDRPIEDFAEYGTYIMIDDVTDVFARLLETPRPGFEAYHAAAVDNVSPFTLAQLAAHNGYAGPAVPDDAASLFDCSKLREHVGWVARKTADEVFGPRGAKSE is encoded by the coding sequence ATGCGCATCGTCGTGACAGGTGGAAGCGGGCGGATCGGGTCGGCCCTGGTCGAGCGTTTGCATGCCGACGGCCATGACGTGTTGAACCTCGATGTGCGCAAGCCGCCGGCCGACGCGCCGAGCCCTTGGCGATACGTGGAACTTGCCGACCGTGCCGCGCTTCAGCCGCTGCTCGAAGGCGCGGACGCGGTGGCTCACCTGGGCGAGTTGCCCGATGCGTATCGCGACACGCCGACCGGTGTGTTCACCCGCAACACCGCCGCCGGCTCGACCGTGTTGCAAACAGCGTCCGATCTCGGCATCGGGCGTGTCGTTTACACCAGCAGTTGCCAGGTGTACCGCTACTTCGGTGCTGATGAGAAGAAGCCCGCGCCGGCGGTGATTCCGTTCGACGAGACCCACCCGGTCGAGCCACCCAACCCTTACGGCGCGTCGAAGGTCGCCAACGAAACTTACGCCCGTTACCTCGCGCAGAACGCTGGTCTGTCGGTCGCGGCGTTGCGGTTGCCGGGCGTCGTGCGTAATGACAGTTGGTGGTTCCGCCAGCGTCGTAACCTTGATCGGCCGATCGAAGATTTCGCCGAGTACGGCACCTACATCATGATCGACGATGTGACCGACGTGTTCGCCCGTCTGCTCGAAACGCCGCGACCCGGCTTCGAGGCCTACCACGCCGCCGCGGTCGACAACGTCAGCCCGTTCACGCTGGCCCAACTCGCGGCGCACAACGGTTACGCCGGGCCGGCCGTTCCGGATGACGCGGCCAGCCTCTTCGATTGCTCCAAGCTCCGGGAGCACGTCGGCTGGGTGGCGCGGAAGACGGCCGACGAGGTGTTCGGTCCGCGTGGTGCGAAATCCGAATGA
- the phoU gene encoding phosphate signaling complex protein PhoU produces MMLHHGIEELQERMARMAARVTQSVERAVRAVIDGDPGLVKKIHKADARIDVEEVAVEKQAINLLALFQPAATDLRLLTTIIKANADFERIGDCAVNIARNGRPLIKARDNGEDVDLPPSLRELAAGAEKLLGDAVRAFNLQDEMAAQDVIDGDERLDALYHDTVQSMLARMPTDTEGLDQAGKDRRMSQDFSIILIAKSLERIGDHCTNIAEDVIYIASGEIVRHRRGG; encoded by the coding sequence ATGATGCTCCATCACGGGATCGAAGAACTGCAAGAGCGGATGGCCCGCATGGCCGCCCGTGTGACGCAGTCGGTCGAGCGCGCGGTACGAGCGGTGATCGACGGCGACCCGGGGCTGGTGAAGAAGATTCATAAAGCCGATGCCCGCATCGACGTCGAAGAGGTCGCAGTCGAAAAGCAGGCGATCAACCTGCTGGCCTTGTTCCAGCCGGCCGCGACGGACCTGCGCTTGCTCACGACGATCATCAAGGCCAACGCCGATTTCGAGCGGATCGGTGACTGCGCGGTCAACATCGCCCGCAACGGCCGGCCATTGATCAAGGCCCGAGACAACGGTGAGGACGTCGACCTCCCGCCGTCGCTACGTGAACTCGCGGCCGGCGCGGAGAAGTTGCTCGGCGACGCAGTTCGGGCGTTTAATCTGCAAGATGAGATGGCTGCTCAGGACGTCATCGACGGCGATGAGCGGCTCGACGCGCTCTACCACGACACCGTCCAGAGCATGCTCGCTCGCATGCCCACCGACACCGAAGGCCTCGATCAGGCGGGCAAGGATCGCCGGATGAGCCAGGACTTTTCGATCATTCTGATCGCCAAGAGTCTCGAACGGATCGGCGACCACTGCACCAATATCGCCGAGGACGTGATCTACATCGCCAGCGGTGAGATCGTCCGCCATCGCCGCGGTGGATGA
- a CDS encoding type B 50S ribosomal protein L31, giving the protein MKKEIHPNYREVVFQDPGAGYKFVSRSCAPSNDTIEHEGKEYPLIKVDISSASHPFFTGKQTFVDTAGRVDRFQKKFGNYKSKFGKKS; this is encoded by the coding sequence ATGAAGAAGGAAATCCACCCCAACTACCGCGAAGTCGTGTTCCAGGACCCCGGTGCCGGCTACAAGTTCGTTAGCCGTTCCTGTGCCCCGTCCAACGACACGATCGAGCACGAAGGCAAGGAGTATCCGCTGATCAAGGTGGACATCTCCAGCGCCAGCCACCCCTTCTTCACCGGCAAGCAGACCTTCGTTGACACCGCCGGTCGCGTGGACCGCTTCCAGAAGAAGTTCGGCAACTACAAGAGCAAGTTCGGGAAGAAGTCCTAG
- the nadD gene encoding nicotinate (nicotinamide) nucleotide adenylyltransferase: protein MPATAPGAGTHRKHANPRRLHFGGTFNPIHLGHLICARAAAEALGFDRVVLIPSGRPPHRDDPDLALAEHRLAMCKAAVAVDRMFEVSDVELRRDGPSYTYATAGVLGETLGLPIDWLIGADQLPTLPKWNNAERLPDRVRFHVMRRPEHAIDWSSIPAPWDEFKQRAALTPRIEISATTVRERLRTGMSIRYLVPGAVNDYIKEHRLYVV, encoded by the coding sequence GTGCCGGCCACGGCCCCCGGAGCCGGCACCCATCGCAAGCATGCCAACCCGCGCCGCTTGCACTTTGGCGGTACGTTCAATCCCATCCATCTGGGACATTTGATCTGTGCCCGGGCTGCCGCCGAGGCGCTCGGCTTTGACAGGGTGGTGCTCATCCCTTCAGGCCGGCCACCCCACCGCGACGACCCGGACCTCGCCCTCGCCGAACACCGCCTGGCCATGTGCAAGGCCGCCGTCGCCGTCGATCGCATGTTCGAGGTCAGTGACGTCGAACTCCGCCGCGACGGTCCCAGTTACACCTACGCCACCGCCGGGGTCCTCGGCGAGACGCTGGGCCTGCCGATCGACTGGCTCATCGGGGCTGATCAGCTCCCGACGCTACCGAAGTGGAACAACGCCGAGCGCCTGCCCGACCGCGTCCGCTTTCACGTCATGCGCCGCCCCGAACACGCGATCGACTGGTCGAGCATCCCTGCCCCGTGGGACGAGTTCAAGCAGCGTGCCGCCCTGACCCCACGCATCGAGATCAGCGCCACGACCGTTCGCGAACGCCTTCGCACCGGCATGAGCATCCGCTACCTCGTCCCCGGTGCCGTGAACGACTACATCAAGGAACACCGGCTGTACGTGGTGTGA